In Arsenicicoccus sp. oral taxon 190, the following are encoded in one genomic region:
- the serS gene encoding serine--tRNA ligase: MIDIKLLREDPERVKKSQRARGEDDTLVDQILELDQRRRAAQSRFEQLRAEQKSVSKDVGGLMGQAQRARKAGADDADQLMEQAQAARAKAGELSDQVKELEQAADEAAREMDVIAHRIGNVIVDGVPTGGEEDFELRETVGTPRDFAAEGIEVKDHVELGTALGIIDLERGAKVAGSRFYYLKGDGARLEYALMALCQQIAMEEGFVPLVVPNLVKGQTMAGAGFLDSHADEVYQLPADELYLTGTSEVGLAGYHLDEIIDLTDGPLRYTATSTCYRREAGSHGKDTKGIFRVHQFQKTEMFVYCRPEDAEAEHDNLLRIERRILDALELPYRIIDVAAGDLGGPAARKFDCEAWVPSQERFRELTSTSNCTTFQARRLGIRERDPQGGGTRVVATLNGTMATNTRPIVALLENHQQADGSVRIPEALRPWLGGRELLQPLGR, encoded by the coding sequence GTGATCGACATCAAGCTGCTGCGCGAGGACCCCGAGCGGGTCAAGAAGTCGCAACGTGCCCGCGGCGAGGACGACACCCTCGTCGACCAGATCCTCGAGCTGGACCAGCGTCGCCGGGCGGCGCAGTCCCGGTTCGAGCAGCTGCGGGCGGAGCAGAAGTCGGTCTCCAAGGACGTGGGCGGCCTCATGGGGCAGGCCCAGCGGGCCAGGAAGGCCGGTGCCGACGACGCCGACCAGCTGATGGAGCAGGCCCAGGCGGCCCGCGCCAAGGCCGGCGAGCTCAGCGACCAGGTCAAGGAGCTCGAGCAGGCCGCCGACGAGGCGGCCCGCGAGATGGACGTCATCGCCCACCGCATCGGCAATGTCATCGTCGACGGGGTGCCGACCGGCGGCGAGGAGGACTTCGAGCTGCGCGAGACCGTGGGCACGCCACGGGACTTCGCGGCCGAGGGCATCGAGGTCAAGGACCACGTCGAGCTCGGCACCGCCCTCGGCATCATCGACCTGGAGCGCGGCGCCAAGGTCGCCGGCAGCCGCTTCTACTACCTCAAGGGTGACGGCGCGCGGCTGGAGTACGCCCTCATGGCGCTGTGCCAGCAGATCGCGATGGAGGAGGGCTTCGTCCCCCTCGTCGTCCCCAACCTCGTCAAGGGCCAGACCATGGCGGGCGCCGGCTTCCTCGACAGCCACGCCGACGAGGTCTACCAGCTGCCCGCCGACGAGCTCTACCTCACCGGCACGTCTGAGGTCGGCCTTGCGGGCTACCACCTCGACGAGATCATCGACCTGACCGACGGGCCGCTGCGCTACACGGCGACGTCGACCTGCTACCGCCGCGAGGCGGGCAGCCACGGCAAGGACACCAAGGGCATCTTCCGGGTCCACCAGTTCCAGAAGACCGAGATGTTCGTCTACTGCCGACCCGAGGACGCCGAGGCCGAGCACGACAACCTCCTGCGCATCGAGCGGCGCATCCTCGACGCGCTCGAGCTGCCCTACCGCATCATCGACGTCGCCGCGGGCGACCTCGGCGGACCGGCCGCGCGCAAGTTCGACTGCGAGGCGTGGGTGCCGAGCCAGGAGCGCTTCCGCGAGCTGACGTCGACCTCCAACTGCACGACCTTCCAGGCGCGTCGGCTCGGCATCCGCGAGCGTGACCCGCAGGGTGGCGGCACGCGCGTGGTCGCCACGCTCAACGGGACGATGGCCACCAACACCCGCCCGATCGTCGCGCTGCTCGAGAACCACCAGCAGGCGGACGGGTCGGTGCGCATCCCTGAGGCGCTGCGGCCCTGGCTCGGCGGCCGCGAGCTGCTGCAGCCGCTCGGGCGGTGA
- the pheA gene encoding prephenate dehydratase, giving the protein MRYAYLGPAGTFTEQALLQRPEASAPDAERVPYGSVDAALAALRAGDVDAAVVPIENSVEGGVSATLDALATGDPLVVIGEILVPITFVLAARAGTTLADVRAVGTHSHAWAQVRGWMSRRRPEPTYVPTLSTAAAAAGLASGDDSPYDAAVCAPVAATVHGLQVLASDIGDNAGAVTRFVLVARPGEAPAPTGADKTTMVLFQRADHPGGLLTLLEQFAARGINLTRLESRPTGEGMGRYCFSIDVEGHLADERVGEALMGLRRVCADVRYLGSYPRADRLAATVELGTSDDDFVAARDWLHALRTPQATPGQAGSARAG; this is encoded by the coding sequence ATGCGCTACGCCTACCTCGGGCCGGCCGGCACGTTCACCGAGCAGGCGCTGCTGCAGCGCCCCGAGGCCTCGGCGCCCGACGCGGAGCGGGTGCCCTACGGGTCCGTCGACGCGGCGCTGGCGGCGCTGCGGGCGGGTGACGTGGACGCCGCGGTCGTCCCGATCGAGAACTCCGTCGAGGGCGGCGTCTCGGCCACCCTCGACGCCCTCGCCACCGGCGACCCGCTCGTCGTCATCGGCGAGATCCTCGTGCCGATCACCTTCGTCCTCGCCGCCCGGGCCGGCACCACCCTGGCCGACGTCCGCGCGGTCGGCACCCACTCCCACGCCTGGGCCCAGGTGCGCGGCTGGATGTCTAGGAGGCGGCCGGAGCCGACATACGTCCCGACCCTGTCGACGGCGGCAGCCGCGGCGGGGCTCGCCTCCGGCGACGACAGCCCGTATGACGCGGCCGTGTGCGCGCCCGTCGCCGCCACCGTCCACGGGCTGCAGGTCCTGGCGAGCGACATCGGCGACAACGCCGGGGCCGTGACCCGATTCGTGCTCGTGGCGCGGCCGGGGGAGGCTCCCGCCCCGACGGGCGCGGACAAGACGACCATGGTGCTCTTCCAGCGCGCCGACCACCCCGGTGGCCTGCTGACGCTGCTCGAGCAGTTCGCGGCGCGGGGCATCAACCTGACCCGGCTCGAGTCCCGCCCGACCGGCGAGGGGATGGGGCGCTACTGCTTCTCCATCGACGTGGAGGGCCACCTGGCCGACGAGCGCGTCGGCGAGGCGCTCATGGGGCTGCGGCGGGTCTGCGCCGACGTCCGCTACCTGGGGTCCTACCCGCGCGCCGACCGGCTCGCCGCGACGGTCGAGCTGGGCACCAGCGACGACGACTTCGTGGCGGCCCGGGACTGGCTGCACGCGCTGCGCACCCCGCAGGCCACCCCCGGGCAGGCGGGCTCTGCGCGCGCTGGCTAG
- a CDS encoding peptidase E: MTHILCMGGGGFSQSPDNAATALDRYALELTGKDNPLVCFAPTASADDPQYIHRFLTAFGSLGVQTMVLTLWEDARHALERFGDIDLLYVGGGSTVNLVALWDAHGVSQAVRDLRAERDVVFAGVSAGANVWCEGCTTDSFGGIDAWRGGLGFVRGSFSPHFDSEAERAPQFLSWVREGELPVGWAADDGAALHVLDGKVQACVAERDAAKVYRVDRHGITAQQMTRL, from the coding sequence ATGACGCACATCCTCTGCATGGGTGGTGGCGGCTTCTCACAGTCGCCGGACAACGCAGCCACGGCGCTCGACCGCTACGCCCTCGAGCTGACCGGCAAGGACAACCCGCTCGTGTGCTTCGCGCCGACCGCGTCGGCGGACGACCCGCAGTACATCCACCGGTTCCTGACGGCCTTCGGGTCCCTCGGGGTCCAGACGATGGTGCTGACGCTGTGGGAGGACGCGCGGCACGCGCTGGAGCGCTTCGGCGACATCGACCTGCTCTACGTCGGCGGCGGCTCGACCGTCAACCTCGTCGCGCTGTGGGACGCGCACGGCGTCAGCCAGGCGGTCCGGGACCTGCGGGCCGAGCGCGACGTCGTCTTCGCCGGCGTGAGCGCGGGCGCCAACGTCTGGTGCGAGGGCTGCACCACCGACTCCTTCGGCGGCATCGACGCGTGGCGCGGCGGCCTGGGCTTCGTGCGCGGGTCCTTCTCCCCGCACTTCGACTCCGAGGCGGAGCGGGCGCCGCAGTTCCTCAGCTGGGTACGCGAGGGCGAGCTGCCCGTCGGGTGGGCCGCCGACGACGGGGCTGCCCTGCACGTCCTGGACGGCAAGGTGCAGGCCTGCGTCGCCGAGCGCGACGCCGCCAAGGTCTACCGGGTCGACCGCCACGGCATCACCGCGCAGCAGATGACGCGGCTCTGA
- a CDS encoding ABC transporter ATP-binding protein, with amino-acid sequence MPGARSRNRSLEEGCEVLEIQGLTRRFGDVTAVDGVSFAVPRGQLIGFVGGNGAGKTTTMRMIMGLLQIHAGEVLWEGRPATTADRRRFGYMPEERGLYPKQGIADQLVYLARLHGMSRQDAQRATAEHLDRFGLGERAKDKLESLSLGNQQRVQIAAAVMSRPQALILDEPFSGLDPTSVDTMVDLLREHTRAGVPVLFSSHQLDLVDRLCDGMVVLSKGRVVAQGTADALRARGPQRHRIVLGGDAGWVRGLPGLHVVDVDGSSAVLELVEAGADRTLLTEALARGPVVEFARVRPSLSEIYREVTA; translated from the coding sequence ATGCCGGGAGCCCGTTCCCGCAACCGCTCGCTCGAGGAGGGGTGCGAGGTGCTCGAGATCCAGGGCCTGACCCGCCGCTTCGGTGACGTCACCGCGGTCGACGGGGTGTCCTTCGCCGTGCCGCGGGGTCAGCTGATCGGCTTCGTCGGCGGCAACGGCGCCGGTAAGACCACGACCATGCGGATGATCATGGGGCTGCTGCAGATCCACGCCGGGGAGGTGCTGTGGGAGGGGCGCCCGGCGACGACGGCGGACCGGCGGCGGTTCGGCTACATGCCCGAGGAGCGGGGGCTCTACCCCAAGCAGGGCATCGCCGACCAGCTCGTCTACCTGGCGCGGCTGCACGGGATGTCCCGGCAGGACGCTCAGCGGGCGACGGCCGAGCACCTGGACCGGTTCGGTCTGGGGGAGCGCGCCAAGGACAAGCTGGAGTCGCTGTCCCTCGGCAACCAGCAGCGGGTGCAGATCGCCGCGGCGGTGATGAGCCGGCCGCAGGCGCTGATCCTCGACGAGCCGTTCAGCGGGCTGGACCCGACCAGCGTCGACACGATGGTCGACCTGCTGCGCGAGCACACCCGCGCGGGCGTGCCGGTGCTCTTCTCCAGCCATCAGCTCGACCTCGTGGACCGTCTCTGCGACGGCATGGTCGTGCTGAGCAAGGGCCGCGTCGTCGCCCAGGGCACGGCGGACGCGCTGCGGGCGAGGGGGCCGCAGCGTCACCGCATCGTCCTGGGCGGCGACGCCGGGTGGGTCCGGGGACTGCCGGGCCTGCACGTCGTCGACGTGGACGGGTCGAGCGCTGTCCTGGAGCTGGTCGAGGCCGGCGCCGACCGCACCCTGCTCACCGAGGCCCTCGCACGCGGCCCGGTGGTCGAGTTCGCCCGCGTGCGACCCTCCCTGAGCGAGATCTACCGTGAGGTGACGGCATGA
- a CDS encoding SRPBCC family protein gives MIALHHYHFEHVWQVPLPLEQAYAVLDDVDSYAAWWPQIRSCQPLDGDRRRLGIRSLLPVTLDVVLTGQVGDLDQGVLRVGLSEDLEGYAQWQLSWQGDTTTAARWTQDVHLTHEKLQRLPITSHRLLRLNHAHMMRSGEAGLRRWLERRPVTA, from the coding sequence ATGATCGCCCTGCACCACTACCACTTCGAGCACGTGTGGCAGGTGCCCCTCCCGCTCGAGCAGGCCTATGCCGTGCTCGACGACGTCGACAGCTATGCCGCGTGGTGGCCGCAGATCCGCAGCTGTCAGCCCCTCGACGGCGACCGGCGCCGGCTCGGCATCCGGTCGCTGCTGCCGGTCACCCTCGACGTCGTGCTCACCGGACAGGTCGGCGACCTCGACCAGGGGGTGCTGCGGGTCGGGCTGTCCGAAGACCTCGAGGGCTACGCCCAGTGGCAGCTGAGCTGGCAGGGCGACACGACGACCGCGGCCCGCTGGACCCAGGACGTGCACCTCACCCACGAGAAGCTGCAGCGCCTGCCGATCACCAGCCACCGGCTGCTGCGGCTCAACCACGCCCACATGATGCGGTCCGGCGAGGCCGGCCTGCGCCGCTGGCTGGAGCGGCGGCCGGTCACCGCCTGA
- a CDS encoding M15 family metallopeptidase, whose amino-acid sequence MSLRCTGCTGPWQWVAGVGQTTVVGTVLPLRAGTPVAIERKAPGAAAYVRVAQVSTGSAGTFAWTGPMSPVGATSYRAVLADRTSSAPVAVTVTPASVTAAAPTALDTLVDPTVTGVATPRAAGLPVRAEVLTPVGWRPARVGTTGPGGGFALPVAYGHGAVGVITVRTALTLPTGAVVASPSRGITRLAVLSPVVRQTVAADVPRTYRAGCPVGPASLRTIDMNHWGFDGRIHRGRLVVRTANVGPILTSFQTAFSGRFPIREMRDASVYGGDDVVSMEHDNTNGFNCRRVTGNPYRLSPHSYGTSVDINTVENPYRIPSGVWLPKNGQAYVRRTPYRPGMLTPSTPFTKALIGQGFTWLSGFDWQHFQR is encoded by the coding sequence ATGTCGCTGCGCTGCACCGGCTGCACCGGGCCCTGGCAGTGGGTGGCCGGCGTCGGCCAGACCACCGTCGTCGGCACGGTGCTCCCGCTCCGGGCCGGCACCCCGGTCGCCATCGAGCGCAAGGCGCCGGGGGCGGCGGCATACGTGCGGGTCGCGCAGGTGAGCACGGGGTCGGCCGGGACGTTCGCGTGGACCGGGCCGATGTCCCCGGTCGGCGCGACGAGCTACCGCGCTGTGCTGGCGGACCGGACCTCGTCCGCGCCGGTGGCCGTCACCGTCACCCCCGCGAGCGTGACCGCCGCGGCGCCGACCGCCCTGGACACGCTCGTCGACCCGACGGTCACCGGGGTCGCCACCCCGCGCGCCGCCGGGCTGCCGGTCCGCGCGGAGGTGCTCACCCCGGTCGGGTGGCGGCCCGCGCGGGTGGGCACGACCGGTCCGGGGGGAGGGTTCGCGCTGCCGGTGGCCTACGGCCACGGCGCCGTCGGGGTGATCACGGTGCGGACCGCGCTGACGCTCCCGACCGGCGCGGTCGTCGCGAGCCCGTCCCGCGGGATCACGCGCCTCGCCGTCCTGAGCCCGGTCGTGCGCCAGACGGTCGCGGCCGACGTGCCGCGCACCTATCGCGCCGGCTGCCCGGTCGGCCCGGCGAGCCTGCGCACCATCGACATGAACCACTGGGGCTTCGACGGGCGCATCCACCGCGGCCGGCTCGTCGTGCGGACCGCCAACGTGGGGCCGATCCTCACCAGCTTCCAGACCGCGTTCTCCGGGAGGTTCCCGATCCGGGAGATGCGCGACGCGAGCGTCTACGGCGGCGACGACGTCGTCTCGATGGAGCACGACAACACCAACGGCTTCAACTGCCGGCGCGTCACGGGCAACCCCTACCGGCTGTCGCCGCACAGCTATGGCACCTCGGTGGACATCAACACCGTCGAGAACCCCTACCGCATCCCCTCCGGCGTCTGGCTGCCCAAGAACGGTCAGGCCTACGTCCGGCGCACGCCTTATCGCCCCGGCATGCTGACCCCGTCGACGCCGTTCACCAAGGCGCTGATCGGCCAGGGCTTCACCTGGCTCAGCGGCTTCGACTGGCAGCACTTCCAGCGGTGA
- a CDS encoding ABC transporter permease — protein sequence MSSTKTQQTRQSHQSEQDRQDRQTRQDRQDPQAQHAPRDAWQLVAGREMAVKVRDRNFIMSTVVTMVLILAMMGFQAWMASRSSTTTVAVVSAEGRSLAESVGKAMAGKEDQGGQGDGDSLKVVQAADEAAGRQLVLDDKADLLLVQHGQGWQVAGNDEPSDRIPTYVRQVVNAQVLAQTAAKAGTTPQAIAQQTTVTTAGLSGKDQVQSVAQLVLGGIFAALFYMAALMFGMQIAQSVIEEKQSRIVEILASAIPVRQLLAGKVVGNTIMATAQIVLYLGIGLIGVSFTPYKAMLTGLAGSAVWYIAFFLAGFLALSCIWAVAGSLATRNEDLQQTTTPLTMVLVLGFFGSIGAQGSVKAALSYIPVISSMIMPGRLYDGSAAWWEGLLALALTIAFAAVAIVLGERMYRRSLMQTSSRMTFKQALRSAD from the coding sequence ATGAGCAGCACGAAGACCCAGCAGACGCGGCAGTCCCATCAGTCCGAGCAGGACCGGCAGGACCGGCAGACTCGGCAGGACCGGCAGGACCCGCAGGCCCAGCACGCCCCGCGCGACGCGTGGCAGCTCGTGGCGGGCCGGGAGATGGCCGTCAAGGTGCGGGACCGCAACTTCATCATGAGCACGGTCGTCACGATGGTGCTGATCCTGGCCATGATGGGCTTCCAGGCGTGGATGGCGTCCCGGTCCAGCACGACGACCGTCGCGGTCGTCAGCGCCGAGGGCCGGTCGCTGGCCGAGTCCGTGGGCAAGGCCATGGCGGGCAAGGAGGACCAGGGCGGCCAGGGGGACGGTGACTCCCTCAAGGTCGTGCAGGCCGCCGACGAGGCCGCCGGCCGACAGCTCGTCCTCGACGACAAGGCCGACCTGCTGCTGGTCCAGCACGGCCAGGGCTGGCAGGTCGCCGGCAACGACGAGCCGTCGGATCGCATCCCCACCTACGTGCGTCAGGTGGTCAACGCCCAGGTCCTCGCCCAGACCGCCGCCAAGGCCGGGACCACTCCCCAGGCGATCGCCCAGCAGACGACTGTGACCACGGCCGGGCTGTCCGGCAAGGACCAGGTCCAGAGCGTCGCTCAGCTGGTCCTCGGCGGGATCTTCGCGGCGCTGTTCTACATGGCGGCGCTGATGTTCGGGATGCAGATCGCCCAGTCGGTCATCGAGGAGAAGCAGTCGCGCATCGTGGAGATCCTTGCGTCGGCGATCCCGGTCCGGCAGCTGCTGGCCGGCAAGGTCGTGGGCAACACGATCATGGCGACGGCGCAGATCGTGCTCTACCTGGGCATCGGCCTGATCGGGGTGTCGTTCACGCCCTACAAGGCGATGCTGACCGGCCTGGCGGGCAGCGCGGTCTGGTACATCGCGTTCTTCCTCGCCGGCTTCCTCGCCCTGTCGTGCATCTGGGCCGTGGCGGGCTCGCTCGCCACGCGCAACGAGGACCTGCAGCAGACCACGACGCCGCTGACGATGGTGCTCGTGCTGGGCTTCTTCGGGTCGATCGGAGCGCAGGGCAGCGTCAAGGCGGCCCTGTCCTACATCCCGGTGATCTCCTCGATGATCATGCCGGGGCGGCTCTACGACGGGTCGGCCGCCTGGTGGGAGGGCCTGCTGGCGCTCGCGCTGACGATCGCCTTCGCCGCGGTGGCCATCGTGCTCGGGGAGCGGATGTACCGCCGCTCGCTGATGCAGACCTCGTCTCGGATGACGTTCAAGCAGGCGCTCCGCTCCGCCGACTGA
- a CDS encoding diacylglycerol/lipid kinase family protein, which yields MWVWILVAVVVLLLVVAVVAGRGRQRADATEPEPESPAPESRPEPAAEPRRPRAAVVVNPTKFDDVEQVRAEITEVCAELGWDEPLWFETTEDDPGSGQTKEAMAAGVDVICPLGGDGTVRAVGSELTEARSTIPLGLLPGGTGNLLARNLDLPIASLRDALLIALTGDDRPVDVGLLTVTPVPVDGEPEVDDAPIDADALAPQDRGPGKIHFLVMAGMGFDADVMADAPEKLKSAMGWPAYLVSGVKHLWGPQFKAHVTTDDEDFTRRTRSVLIGNVGRIQGLTLMPEAEIDDGHLDALVLSPTGGVGWGAVALRLATAQRKGHHRVTHHTTRRVTVAADRHVQVQVDGDTIGERTRIEATVLPSALRVRVDPNRPAPSGASAAR from the coding sequence ATGTGGGTGTGGATCCTCGTAGCCGTCGTCGTGCTGCTCCTCGTCGTCGCCGTGGTGGCCGGACGTGGCCGCCAGCGTGCCGACGCGACCGAGCCGGAGCCGGAGTCGCCGGCCCCCGAGTCGCGGCCCGAGCCTGCCGCCGAGCCGCGGCGACCCCGCGCGGCGGTCGTGGTCAACCCCACGAAGTTCGACGACGTCGAGCAGGTCCGCGCGGAGATCACCGAGGTCTGCGCGGAGCTGGGCTGGGACGAGCCGCTGTGGTTCGAGACCACCGAGGACGACCCGGGCTCGGGCCAGACCAAGGAGGCCATGGCGGCCGGGGTCGACGTGATCTGCCCCCTCGGCGGCGACGGCACCGTGCGCGCCGTCGGCAGCGAGCTGACCGAGGCCCGCTCCACGATCCCCCTCGGGCTGCTGCCCGGCGGCACCGGCAACCTGCTGGCCCGCAACCTCGACCTGCCCATCGCCTCGCTGCGCGACGCGCTGCTCATCGCCCTGACCGGCGACGACCGGCCCGTCGACGTCGGGCTGCTGACGGTCACGCCCGTGCCGGTCGACGGCGAGCCGGAGGTCGACGACGCGCCCATCGACGCCGACGCCCTGGCGCCGCAGGACCGCGGCCCGGGCAAGATCCACTTCCTGGTGATGGCGGGCATGGGATTCGACGCCGACGTGATGGCCGACGCCCCCGAGAAGCTCAAGTCGGCGATGGGGTGGCCCGCCTACCTCGTCTCCGGGGTCAAGCATCTGTGGGGACCGCAGTTCAAGGCCCACGTCACCACCGACGACGAGGACTTCACCCGTCGCACCCGCAGCGTCCTGATCGGCAACGTCGGCCGCATCCAGGGGCTGACGCTGATGCCCGAGGCCGAGATCGACGACGGCCACCTGGACGCCCTGGTCCTGTCCCCCACCGGCGGCGTCGGCTGGGGCGCCGTCGCGCTGCGCCTCGCGACCGCGCAGCGCAAGGGCCACCACCGCGTCACCCACCACACCACCCGCCGCGTCACCGTCGCCGCGGACCGCCACGTCCAGGTGCAGGTCGACGGCGACACCATCGGGGAGCGCACCCGCATCGAGGCGACCGTCCTGCCCTCGGCCCTGCGCGTCCGCGTCGACCCCAACCGCCCGGCCCCCTCGGGCGCCTCGGCCGCACGGTGA
- a CDS encoding phosphatase PAP2 family protein, translating into MPFLLRYDLDRSRPRAGAAFKDLLVRAIAPGVLVFLAIYGFGLALIGPMQSWSTAEEPISKDLESHRTSLWNSITMVWSHIGNTEYVIGFCVLMMLLVWWRTREWWFAVVPGIAIALQASIFVAATNLTDRPRPEVSKLDPAPPTSSYPSGHVGASTALYLTLAFMAHRIDNVVLRRVVQVVCVLIPLLVSYARLYRGMHHAIDVAVGLLNGIVCAVLAWLWLRRKEARSS; encoded by the coding sequence ATGCCGTTCCTGCTCCGCTACGACCTCGACCGCTCCCGCCCCCGCGCGGGGGCGGCCTTCAAGGACCTGCTCGTGCGCGCCATCGCGCCGGGCGTCCTGGTCTTCCTGGCGATCTACGGCTTCGGGCTGGCGCTGATCGGGCCGATGCAGAGCTGGAGCACCGCCGAGGAGCCCATCAGCAAGGACCTCGAGTCCCACCGCACCAGCCTGTGGAACTCCATCACCATGGTGTGGTCGCACATCGGCAACACGGAGTACGTCATCGGCTTCTGCGTCCTGATGATGCTGCTCGTGTGGTGGCGCACCCGGGAGTGGTGGTTCGCGGTCGTCCCCGGGATCGCCATCGCGCTGCAGGCCAGCATCTTCGTGGCCGCCACCAACCTGACCGACCGGCCGCGGCCCGAGGTCAGCAAGCTCGACCCGGCGCCCCCGACCTCCAGCTACCCCAGCGGGCACGTGGGCGCCTCGACCGCGCTCTACCTCACCCTCGCCTTCATGGCGCACCGCATCGACAACGTCGTGCTGCGCCGTGTCGTCCAGGTGGTCTGTGTGCTGATCCCGCTGCTCGTGTCCTATGCGCGGCTGTACCGTGGCATGCATCACGCGATCGATGTCGCCGTCGGCCTGCTCAACGGCATCGTCTGCGCGGTCCTGGCCTGGCTCTGGTTGCGACGCAAGGAGGCCCGCTCGTCATGA
- a CDS encoding phosphatase PAP2 family protein yields MPRLHRHHLVRLARAVGTALLLSTPVIVLAVLVQERFAPIIDLDVQAIRDATDVTRRHDGFRTALIVWQEVWQPWRAYVAATVVCLWTWLAKGMKARSLWAFVTMMLGWNLFLQVKLLVQRARPVVDDPVSQAPGYSFPSGHAANTAAVCLTLTVLLWPLLRTRMERAVAVTLAAVVTVTVMLDRVFLGVHYPSDVTAGLLLAAALVYGSWRGFVRPSGDHAPGIPTDPTDPTGPSTEATTRPKRP; encoded by the coding sequence GTGCCCCGACTCCACCGTCACCATCTGGTCCGGCTCGCCCGCGCCGTCGGCACCGCCCTGCTGCTCAGCACCCCCGTCATCGTGCTCGCCGTGCTGGTGCAGGAGCGGTTCGCGCCGATCATCGACCTCGACGTCCAGGCGATCCGCGACGCGACGGACGTCACCCGGCGCCACGACGGCTTCCGCACGGCCCTGATCGTCTGGCAGGAGGTCTGGCAGCCCTGGCGCGCCTACGTCGCCGCCACCGTGGTCTGCCTGTGGACCTGGCTCGCCAAGGGCATGAAGGCCCGCTCGCTGTGGGCCTTCGTCACGATGATGCTCGGCTGGAACCTCTTCCTGCAGGTCAAGCTGCTCGTCCAGCGCGCGCGCCCGGTCGTCGACGACCCGGTCTCGCAGGCCCCCGGCTACAGCTTCCCCTCCGGTCACGCCGCCAACACCGCGGCCGTGTGCCTCACCCTCACCGTGCTCCTGTGGCCCCTCCTGCGCACCCGTATGGAGCGCGCCGTCGCCGTCACCCTCGCCGCCGTCGTCACCGTCACCGTGATGCTCGACCGGGTCTTCCTCGGGGTGCACTACCCGTCCGACGTGACGGCGGGCCTGCTGCTGGCGGCGGCCCTGGTCTACGGGTCCTGGCGCGGCTTCGTGCGGCCGAGCGGTGACCACGCCCCCGGCATACCGACCGACCCCACCGACCCCACCGGCCCCTCGACCGAGGCGACCACCCGACCAAAGAGGCCCTGA
- a CDS encoding HAD family hydrolase: MGPRARMVCLDIDGTTINHAGVMSPAVRQAVQDVAAAGVHVVMATGRACVATMPIIRELGIEAGRAVCSNGAVTLRLDPRKKKGYRFTEVVTFDPGPSLRLLRDKMPGALAAVEELGKGFKVNAPFPTGELDGEIRVVGWEELIDTPATRVTLRQPDAPVEDFLERVHAVGLHGVSYAVGFSAWLDIAPEGVSKASALELVRRKLGVDPSDTVAVGDQRNDLEMLAWAARGVAMGNAPDEVKEVADEVTGHVDDDGLVTVLESLLP, encoded by the coding sequence ATGGGCCCTCGTGCCCGGATGGTCTGCCTGGACATCGACGGCACGACGATCAACCACGCCGGCGTCATGTCCCCGGCTGTCCGCCAGGCGGTGCAGGACGTCGCGGCCGCCGGCGTGCACGTCGTCATGGCGACGGGGCGGGCCTGCGTGGCGACGATGCCGATCATCCGTGAGCTGGGCATCGAGGCCGGCCGGGCCGTGTGCTCCAACGGCGCCGTCACGCTGCGGCTCGACCCCCGCAAGAAGAAGGGCTACCGGTTCACCGAGGTCGTGACCTTCGACCCGGGGCCCTCGCTGCGGCTGCTGCGCGACAAGATGCCGGGCGCGCTCGCGGCGGTGGAGGAGCTCGGCAAGGGCTTCAAGGTCAACGCGCCCTTCCCGACCGGGGAGCTGGACGGCGAGATCCGGGTGGTGGGCTGGGAGGAGCTCATCGACACCCCCGCGACCCGCGTCACCCTGCGCCAGCCCGACGCCCCGGTCGAGGACTTCCTCGAGCGGGTGCACGCGGTGGGTCTGCACGGGGTGTCGTATGCCGTGGGCTTCTCCGCGTGGCTGGACATCGCCCCGGAGGGTGTGTCCAAGGCGTCCGCGCTGGAGCTCGTGCGCCGCAAGCTCGGCGTGGACCCCTCCGACACCGTGGCGGTGGGCGACCAGCGCAACGACCTGGAGATGCTCGCCTGGGCGGCCCGCGGCGTCGCCATGGGCAACGCCCCCGACGAGGTCAAGGAGGTCGCCGACGAGGTGACCGGCCACGTCGACGACGACGGCCTGGTGACCGTCCTGGAGTCGCTGCTGCCCTGA